One window from the genome of Saccharomyces mikatae IFO 1815 strain IFO1815 genome assembly, chromosome: 6 encodes:
- the FMP32 gene encoding Fmp32p (similar to Saccharomyces cerevisiae FMP32 (YFL046W); ancestral locus Anc_8.8), with protein sequence MLKRIVGLPTRRYFHRTSFLLGGDFETVHIPNTNHFKDLLIEKGKFQKDQATTIVEIMTDAIRGGVSHVSQDLAKREKLTQLSYQQRVDFAKLRDQLLSADRSEFHNIQNEYESVKNDLEKLRNKLREEITKTNAGFKLDLSLEKGRIREESSHHDLQIKEIDTKIEQEVTNMKMQIDSVKTQVMQWLIGVCTGTFALVLAYMRLLT encoded by the coding sequence ATGCTAAAGCGTATTGTTGGATTACCTACAAGACGCTACTTCCACAGAACTTCCTTTTTACTAGGTGGTGATTTCGAAACTGTTCATATTCCCAATACAAAtcatttcaaagatttattaatagaaaaaggtaaatttcaaaaggaTCAGGCAACGACAATAGTAGAGATAATGACAGATGCTATTAGAGGCGGGGTGAGTCATGTTTCTCAGGATCTGGCAAAGAGAGAGAAATTAACGCAACTTAGCTACCAGCAACGTGTTGATTTTGCGAAATTGAGAGATCAGCTCTTGAGTGCTGATAGAAGCGAATTTCATAATATACAAAACGAATATGAAAGTGTGAAAAACGATTTAGAGAAATTAAGAAACAAACTAAGGGAAGAAATAACTAAAACCAATGCAGGTTTTAAATTAGATTTGTCCTTAGAGAAAGGCAGAATTAGAGAAGAAAGTAGTCACCATGATTTGcaaataaaagagattGATACCAAAATTGAGCAAGAAGTGACTAACATGAAGATGCAGATTGATTCTGTAAAGACCCAGGTTATGCAATGGCTGATAGGTGTTTGTACAGGTACGTTTGCGCTTGTACTAGCATACATGAGATTATTAACATAG
- the LAM5 gene encoding Lam5p (similar to Saccharomyces cerevisiae YFL042C and YLR072W; ancestral locus Anc_8.14) gives MSDVDNWEPVSDNEDTTDSVKQLGPPFEHTSNDDNASGAEVESFQDVPLNTENSDARKNLMVITNPSATDEQSTEIKHDQSRASSTSSFFSGMISSFKSNVQSPVSRSSTPTSPVSQPNIISHRREPSVGSKRRSSRRISNATMAEIDSPLQQVEKPDEVKTRRNPSQMKEDIYDHKRFVEERYMDTPYHYASEQRNKDFHETFKSVPKDDRLLDDFNCGLNRELLYQGKLYITETHLCFNSNILGWIAKVLIAFEDITFMEKTSAAGLFPSAISIETKMGKTLFNGFISRDTAFGLMKEVWSRTLLQNDMASESFNTTNEKSGNGKEIDNAINSIDEESDGKDANDKDTNYDYDDNNNTSETTPKSKGYLLDKGNKKAYKLRADSAYQYEGPLYHHSTSFPAEQMASNEFVLKEVPFNCAPGILFEIMFNSEENEFLLDFLLGQEGSQITKVPNFTSIHESPVTLKREYSYEKALHFPAGPKSTTCYVAEEIKKKDPDTYYEIISSIRTPNVPSGGSFSTKTRYLIRWNSEITCLLRVSFWVEWTGSSWIKGMVENGCKNGQLEAVQLMERILSKFVKRNVEECQITVSKEDEKQEKEEAEEELKEVNLEQPREVLAAKPAVSEAKGLKVTTETWLLLFLIVILLLLLNLLYIRSIAASLHQLVKLQSVELKL, from the coding sequence ATGTCGGATGTAGATAACTGGGAGCCCGTATCCGACAATGAGGATACTACTGATTCTGTGAAGCAATTGGGTCCTCCCTTTGAACATACAAGTAACGATGATAATGCTAGCGGTGCTGAAGTTGAATCATTCCAAGATGTGCCTCTAAATACAGAAAACAGTGACGCACGCAAGAATCTGATGGTGATTACGAACCCTAGTGCCACTGATGAACAGTCCACAGAAATTAAACATGATCAATCAAGGGCTTCTTCGACGTCTTCGTTCTTTAGCGGGATGATCTCTTCGTTTAAGTCAAACGTACAATCCCCGGTTTCTAGATCAAGTACCCCTACTTCACCAGTGTCGCAACCAAACATCATATCACATAGAAGAGAGCCATCTGTAGGGTCCAAAAGAAGATCAAGTCGCCGCATCAGTAATGCTACAATGGCTGAAATAGACTCACCCTTACAGCAAGTGGAAAAGCCTGATGAAGTCAAGACGAGGCGCAACCCTTCTCAAATGAAAGAGGACATTTATGATCATAAACGGTTTGTGGAAGAACGTTACATGGACACCCCTTATCACTATGCGTCTGAGCAAAGAAACAAAGACTTCCATGAAACCTTCAAGTCCGTTCCCAAAGATGATAGATTGCTGGATGATTTTAATTGTGGGCTCAACAGAGAATTGCTCTACCAGGGGAAACTATATATAACGGAAACACATCTTTGCTTCAACTCTAACATTCTTGGTTGGATTGCTAAAGTGCTGATTGCCTTCGAAGATATCACGTTTATGGAAAAGACGTCTGCCGCTGGGTTATTCCCCAGCGCCATATCCATTGAAACAAAGATGGGCAAAACTTTGTTCAATGGATTTATATCCAGGGACACTGCATTTGGATTGATGAAAGAGGTGTGGTCCAGAACCTTGTTACAGAATGACATGGCCAGCGAAAGCTTCAATACTACAAACGAAAAATCTGGTAACggtaaagaaattgataatgCAATAAACTCCATCGATGAGGAAAGTGATGGCAAAGATGCTAATGATAAGGACACTAATTACGACTATGATGACAATAACAATACTAGTGAGACCACCCCTAAGAGTAAGGGTTACTTACTGGATAAGGGGAACAAAAAAGCATATAAACTGCGTGCTGATTCAGCGTACCAGTATGAAGGTCCCCTATATCATCATTCCACAAGCTTCCCAGCTGAACAGATGGCTAGCAACGAATTTGTGCTCAAGGAAGTGCCATTCAATTGTGCACCTGGTATACTCTTCGAAATTATGTTCAACTCGGAAGAGAACGAGTTTCTTCTAGATTTTTTGCTGGGCCAAGAGGGTTCTCAAATCACCAAGGTTCCAAATTTCACGAGCATTCATGAATCTCCCGtaacattgaaaagagaGTATTCTTACGAAAAGGCGTTGCATTTTCCTGCAGGACCCAAGTCTACAACGTGTTATGTTGctgaagaaataaaaaaaaaggaccCTGATACGTACTATGAAATCATCAGTAGTATACGCACCCCAAACGTGCCCAGTGGTGGTAGTTTCTCGACTAAGACAAGATATCTAATCCGTTGGAACAGCGAGATAACATGTCTATTACGAGTATCCTTTTGGGTGGAATGGACTGGCTCCAGTTGGATTAAAGGTATGGTTGAGAATGGTTGCAAGAATGGTCAATTGGAGGCAGTGCAATTAATGGAACGTATTCTCTCCAAATTTGTTAAACGCAATGTTGAAGAATGCCAAATTACTGTTAGCAAGGAGGATGAAAAgcaagagaaagaagaagcggAAGAGGAATTGAAGGAGGTTAATCTTGAACAACCAAGAGAGGTCTTAGCTGCGAAACCTGCCGTTTCAGAGGCCAAAGGCCTGAAGGTTACCACGGAAACGTGGCTATTGCTATTCTTGATCGTGATTCTGTTGCTACTGCTGAATCTACTCTATATACGGTCGATTGCCGCTTCATTACATCAACTGGTGAAGTTGCAATCGGTGGAATTGAAGTTGtga
- the RGD2 gene encoding GTPase-activating protein RGD2 (similar to Saccharomyces cerevisiae RGD2 (YFL047W); ancestral locus Anc_8.4), translating into MLSFCDYFWSEDLVSGLEVLFDRLYHGCEQCDLFIQVFASRMQFEVSHGRQLFGIEAGMDNLKVVQEDEHEGVTVSRALRGILQEISQEGTHHLTIASNIESLVLQPFSKWCVEHRERIQYSEKTLLANVNNFRKSKKYVSKLEKEYFNKCRQLEEFKRTHFNEDELANAMESLKIQNKYEEDVAREKDHQFFKRIAGMDFDYKTMKETLQLLLTKLPKTDYKLPLISYSLSNTNNGGEITKFLLDHMSLKDTDQAETFGQDLLDLGFLKYCNGVGNTFVNSKKFQYQWKNTAYMFAIVPMPGSEDSVVGESLVSRFNNWDGSSAREMTQSKIDNGQVATKIQAPHISDSEKTLFRMMNALTTSDKKYYQECFKMDALRCSIEELLIDHLSFMEKCESDRLNAIKKATLDFCSTLGNKISSLKLCVDKMLKLENEIDPSADLLQLLVKYKTGSFKPQAIVYNNYYNPGSFQNFGVDLETRCRLDKKIVPLIISSIFSYMDRTYPDLPSDKVRISIWTDSVKLSSTHQLRNLLNKQQFYNEGEVFDILSNSKLEPSTIASVVKIYLLELPDPLIPNDVSDILRVLYLDYPPLAEAPLDNSISLSGNQQDDESEESLDTKRIRGLYTTLSSLSKPHIATLDAITTHFYRLIKILKMGQNGNEVADEFTVSISQEFANCIIQSKITDDNEIGFKIFYDLLTHKKQIFHELKRQNSKK; encoded by the coding sequence ATGCTATCATTCTGTGACTATTTTTGGTCTGAAGACCTCGTCTCTGGTCTAGAGGTGCTTTTTGATAGGTTGTACCATGGTTGTGAACAATGCGACTTGTTCATTCAAGTATTTGCATCAAGAATGCAATTTGAAGTCAGTCACGGAAGGCAGCTCTTTGGCATAGAAGCAGGTATGGACAACTTAAAGGTGGTGCAAGAAGACGAGCATGAAGGTGTAACCGTCTCAAGGGCCTTGAGAGGAATCTTACAGGAGATATCTCAAGAAGGGACGCATCACTTGACAATAGCGTCGAACATAGAAAGTTTGGTGCTACAACCATTCAGTAAGTGGTGCGTTGAACATAGAGAAAGGATCCAGTATTCCGAGAAGACTTTGCTAGCCAATGTGAACAATTTCAGGAAGTCTAAGAAATATGTCAGTAAGCTGGAAAAGGAGTATTTTAATAAATGTAGGCAGTTGGAAGAATTTAAAAGAACTCATTTCAACGAGGATGAGCTAGCTAACGCTATGGaatcattgaaaatacAAAACAAATACGAAGAAGATGTGGCTAGGGAAAAGgatcatcaatttttcaaaagaatagcAGGAATGGATTTTGATTACAAAACCATGAAAGAAACTCTTCAACTACTATTGACCAAACTGCCCAAAACGGACTACAAACTACCTCTTATCAGTTATTCTCTGAGCAACACCAATAATGGTGGCGAGATAACAAAGTTTCTGCTTGACCACATGTCATTAAAGGATACCGACCAAGCTGAAACGTTTGGCCAAGATTTGTTGGATTTGGGATTTTTAAAATATTGTAATGGTGTTGGTAATACCTTTGTGAACTCCAAAAAATTCCAATATCAATGGAAGAATACCGCCTACATGTTTGCCATTGTGCCAATGCCTGGTTCGGAAGACTCTGTTGTTGGTGAATCTTTAGTATCTCGGTTTAATAACTGGGACGGCTCATCCGCTAGGGAAATGACTCAGTCGAAGATCGATAATGGCCAAGTAGCTACAAAAATTCAGGCTCCCCATATCTCCGATAGTGAAAAGACGCTTTTTAGAATGATGAACGCGCTTACTACGTCAGACAAGAAATACTACCAGGAATGTTTCAAGATGGATGCTTTGAGATGCTCTATTGAGGAGTTATTGATTGATCACTTGTCGTTTATGGAAAAATGTGAGTCTGATAGATTGAATGCAATCAAGAAAGCAACGTTAGATTTTTGTTCCACTTTAGGTAATAagatttcttcattaaaatTGTGTGTAGATAAAATGCTTAAGCTAGAAAACGAAATCGATCCCAGTGCGGATCTTTTGCAACTTTTAGTCAAGTACAAGACGGGTAGTTTCAAACCTCAAGCCATTGTTTATAATAATTACTACAATCCTGGCtcatttcaaaactttgGCGTTGATTTAGAGACTCGCTGTAGACTAGACAAGAAAATTGTTCCGTTGATCATTTCGTCgatattttcttatatGGATAGGACGTATCCTGATTTACCTAGTGATAAAGTAAGGATATCGATTTGGACTGATTCAGTGAAACTAAGTTCAACACATCAACTTCGAAATCTTTTGAACAAACAACAATTTTACAACGAAGGAGAAGTGTTTGATATACTCTCTAATTCCAAATTGGAACCAAGTACAATTGCCAGTGTTGTTAAAATTTACCTATTAGAATTACCGGATCCACTGATCCCTAATGACGTATCGGATATTCTTCGGGTACTTTATCTCGATTATCCACCTTTAGCTGAAGCCCCATTAGACAATTCCATTTCACTCTCAGGGAATCAACAGGATGACGAAAGTGAAGAAAGCTTGGATACTAAGAGAATAAGAGGCCTTTATACAACTTTGTCTTCTCTAAGCAAACCACATATAGCGACACTAGACGCTATTACCACACATTTTTACAGACTGATtaaaattttaaaaatgGGCCAAAACGGCAATGAAGTAGCTGATGAGTTTACAGTATCTATTTCACAAGAATTTGCCAATTGTATTATCCAATCAAAGATAacagatgataatgaaattgGTTTCAAGATATTCTATGATCTACTGACACataagaaacaaatttttcacgagttaaaaagacaaaattcaaaaaagtag
- the OTU1 gene encoding ubiquitin-specific protease OTU1 (similar to Saccharomyces cerevisiae OTU1 (YFL044C); ancestral locus Anc_8.12), which translates to MKLKVTGPGINQIVTLKQDATVSDLIEQTGLDVKTLRFGYPPQKIDLQQEGATLRQTQLDDLGINSGEKVILETCDNNENFRMSPPQPKPKRVLKNTEMSIGGNGKDVLSVHPVPDDNSCLFHAIAYGIFKQDNVRALREMVSKEILDNPVKFSDAILDKPNQEYARWILKMESWGGAIEIGIISDALAVAIYVVDIDAVKIEKFNEDKFDNYILILFNGIHYDSLAMNELKTVFDKKNQPESDDVLTAALQLASNLKQTGYSFNTHKAQIKCNTCQMAFVGEREVARHAESTGHVDFGQNK; encoded by the coding sequence ATGAAACTGAAAGTTACTGGACCAGGGATTAATCAGATCGTTACTTTGAAACAGGATGCGACAGTGAGTGACCTCATTGAACAAACCGGTTTAGATGTTAAAACGTTGAGGTTTGGATACCCCCCTCAAAAGATTGATTTGCAACAGGAAGGCGCTACCTTGAGACAAACTCAGCTGGACGATTTGGGTATTAACTCTGGCGAGAAGGTCATATTGGAGACCTGCGATAATAACGAAAACTTCAGGATGTCACCACCACAGCCCAAACCAAAGAGGGTGTTAAAAAACACGGAAATGTCCATTGGTGGCAATGGAAAAGACGTTTTATCAGTTCATCCCGTTCCTGACGATAACTCATGCCTTTTCCATGCTATTGCCTATGGTATCTTTAAACAAGATAATGTTCGTGCCCTTAGAGAGATGGTTTCCAAGGAGATCTTGGATAACCCCGTCAAATTCAGTGACGCTATATTGGATAAACCTAACCAGGAATATGCGCGAtggatattgaaaatggaGTCATGGGGTGGAGCCATCGAGATCGGTATCATATCTGATGCTCTTGCAGTAGCCATTTATGTAGTGGACATTGATGCTGTCAAGATTGAAAAGTTCAATGAGGACAAGTTCGATAATTACATTTTGATTCTGTTCAATGGAATTCATTATGACTCCTTGGCCATGAACGAACTTAAAACTGTTTTCGACAAGAAGAACCAGCCGGAATCAGATGATGTTCTTACAGCAGCTTTGCAACTCGCCTCAAATTTGAAGCAAACTGGCTATTCCTTCAACACTCACAAGGCCCAGATTAAATGCAACACATGTCAAATGGCCTTTGTAGGTGAGAGAGAGGTTGCTAGGCACGCAGAATCTACGGGACACGTTGATTTTGGCcagaataaataa
- the FET5 gene encoding ferroxidase FET5 (similar to Saccharomyces cerevisiae FET5 (YFL041W); ancestral locus Anc_8.17) has protein sequence MLLYSLVWSILAANFAVAKTHRLNYTASWVKANPDGLHEKRMIGFNGEWPLPDIHVEKGDRVELYLTNGFQDETATSLHFHGLFHNTSVGNQLQMDGPSMVTQCPIIPGQTYLYNFTVPEQVGTFWYHAHMGAQYGDGMRGAFIIHDPEEPFEYDHERVVTLSDHYHENYKEITKEFLSRYNPTGAEPIPQNILFNNTMNVTLDFTPGETYLFRFLNIGLFVSQYIILEDHEMSIVEVDGIYVKPNITNSIYLSAGQRMSVLIKAKDKMPTKNYAMMQIVDETMLDVVPPELQLNQTIQMRYGKSLPKARALNIDDCDLNRATNDFYLKPLIERDLLSHYDHQIVMDVRMVNLGDGVKYAFFNNITYVTPKVPTLTTLLTSGKLALDSRIYGDNINAQFLKHNDIIEVVLNNYDSGRHPFHLHGHNFQIVQKSPGFHVGEDYDESEQDRMTVPYDESAPLQPFPERPMVRDTVVLEPSGHVVLRFRADNPGVWYFHCHVDWHLQQGLASIFIEAPTVLQEREKLNENYLNICKSAGIPVVGNAAGHSDDWFNLNGLPKQPKPLPKGFTTEGYLALIVSTVIGIWGLYSIARYGIGEVIPNDEKVYHSLREILAENNMEIPRSQ, from the coding sequence ATGTTGTTGTACTCATTGGTGTGGTCGATATTGGCCGCAAATTTTGCTGTGGCAAAAACACATAGGTTGAATTATACCGCTTCCTGGGTGAAAGCTAATCCTGATGGTTTGCATGAAAAGAGGATGATTGGATTCAATGGCGAATGGCCACTTCCAGATATCCACGTTGAAAAAGGAGACCGCGTTGAGCTTTATTTGACCAACGGCTTTCAAGACGAGACTGCAACCTCTTTACATTTTCATGGTCTTTTCCATAATACCAGTGTAGGAAACCAACTCCAAATGGACGGTCCTTCTATGGTAACACAATGTCCCATCATTCCTGGACAGACATATTTGTACAATTTTACAGTTCCAGAGCAAGTGGGAACATTTTGGTATCATGCACATATGGGTGCTCAGTATGGTGATGGTATGAGGGGTGCATTTATCATCCACGATCCGGAAGAGCCTTTTGAATACGATCATGAACGAGTCGTCACTTTATCAGACCATTATCACGAAAATTATAAAGAGATTACTAAAGAATTTCTATCTAGGTATAATCCGACTGGTGCTGAACCTATTCCCCAAAAtatccttttcaataatacaATGAATGTAACGTTGGATTTTACACCCGGTGAAACTTATCTTTTCAGGTTCCTGAACATTGGGTTGTTCGTATCCCAGTATATTATTCTCGAGGATCATGAAATGAGCATAGTAGAGGTAGACGGAATTTACGTAAAACCAAACATCACTAATTCGATCTATCTTTCTGCGGGCCAAAGAATGAGTGTGTTAATCAAAGCAAAAGATAAAATGCCCACAAAGAACTACGCCATGATGCAAATAGTGGACGAAACAATGCTTGATGTTGTCCCACCAGAGCTACAACTCAACCAAACTATACAAATGAGATATGGTAAATCATTGCCGAAGGCACGTGCATTGAATATTGACGATTGCGATTTGAACCGTGCCACGAATGACTTTTACTTGAAACCATTGATCGAAAGGGATTTACTCTCTCACTACGACCATCAAATCGTCATGGACGTGAGAATGGTTAATTTGGGTGATGGGGTGAAGTACGCGTTTTTCAATAACATCACCTACGTCACACCAAAGGTCCCCACTTTGACGACATTACTTACCTCAGGAAAGCTTGCGCTGGATTCCAGAATTTATGGTGATAACATCAATGCACAATTCCTAAAACATAATGATATCATAGAAGTTGTTCTTAACAATTATGATTCAGGCAGGCATCCCTTCCATTTGCACGGtcataattttcaaatagtGCAGAAATCGCCTGGGTTCCATGTTGGTGAAGATTATGACGAATCGGAGCAGGATCGAATGACCGTTCCTTATGACGAATCTGCCCCATTACAGCCGTTTCCTGAAAGGCCAATGGTGAGAGACACTGTAGTTTTAGAACCCAGTGGACATGTCGTACTAAGATTCAGAGCAGACAATCCCGGTGTTTGGTATTTCCATTGTCATGTTGATTGGCACCTACAACAAGGTTTAGCCTCAATTTTCATTGAGGCACCTACTGTGCTACAAGAAAGGGAAAAGCTTAATGAGAACTATTTAAATATTTGTAAATCAGCCGGTATTCCTGTTGTTGGTAACGCTGCGGGTCACTCAGATGATTGGTTTAACCTAAATGGATTGCCCAAACAGCCTAAACCATTGCCCAAAGGATTTACTACCGAAGGGTATTTGGCTTTGATTGTTTCTACTGTTATTGGTATCTGGGGATTGTATTCAATTGCTAGGTATGGTATTGGTGAGGTTATTCCCAACGATGAAAAAGTGTACCACTCGCTAAGGGAAATTTTGGCTGAAAATAACATGGAAATTCCTCGCAGTCAGTAA
- the SMKI06G0240 gene encoding uncharacterized protein (similar to Saccharomyces cerevisiae YFL040W; ancestral locus Anc_8.22) gives MKALKAIVWRLPKMPKVKIAKSYEVAKITAILTLVGFIMGLEVPSLATFLTNKTFNEYFRYPTPLQQGLLMGSTPLGGIIGCLIYCAMNDRFSRIYQFQTGIIIWNVVTLLNFFIWNILGLLICRMIKGMILGNFSILVASYANEVIPRGKRGSTMSYIQLCLTAGILVMHYLCIALSLWDSHFAFRIAWCIGIVPGIVFWVASCALPESYHWLVLHGEMSKAQEIQHNLAKKFNESQPRDAVPEMSKIELAGDFWIGVNDLNFSKKLPRGSLKPLILGMTLQLLIQFSGINIILGYITYICEIVGLEGNVKLFTSSIPYFINMVLSLLPITFIDYTSRKLITLLGGFPISGLLITIGVLFVKYGQDTTPIDGNKSLVWSIGENPFVGGWILTLCFLIVGIFAMSLSSIPWIYTNEMLPSRVKVKGFAICVTFGWLGNFILTFLCPVMIETLKGTTFIIFGSLTFIISLIVLVWFPETKGMSMEDIDKFFEFENKENTNLHEEKSIKTPNSNFNMGSTRSSEEGELHKPIKLKSDEEMII, from the coding sequence ATGAAAGCACTGAAAGCTATCGTTTGGAGACTCCCCAAGATGCCGAAAGTCAAAATTGCGAAATCTTACGAAGTCGCTAAAATCACGGCAATATTAACGCTAGTAGGATTTATAATGGGTCTTGAAGTGCCGTCATTAGCAACTTTTCTCACAAACAAAACATTCAACGAATATTTCAGGTATCCAACGCCATTACAACAAGGTTTACTCATGGGGTCCACTCCCCTGGGTGGTATCATAGGATGTTTGATCTACTGCGCGATGAATGATAGGTTCAGTAGAATTTACCAATTTCAAACGGGAATAATAATTTGGAATGTGGTTACATTGctgaatttctttatttggAACATATTGGGTTTACTGATTTGTCGTATGATCAAGGGTATGATActtggaaatttttcaattttggtAGCTTCCTACGCCAATGAAGTTATTCCTCGCGGCAAACGTGGCAGTACAATGAGTTACATTCAGTTGTGTTTAACTGCCGGAATTCTTGTTATGCATTATTTGTGCATTGCACTGAGTTTATGGGATTCTCATTTTGCGTTCCGTATAGCATGGTGCATAGGGATTGTTCCTGGAATAGTGTTCTGGGTGGCTAGTTGTGCTCTACCTGAATCTTATCATTGGCTAGTATTGCACGGAGAGATGAGTAAGGCTCAGGAAATTCAGCACAATTTAGCCAAAAAGTTCAATGAAAGCCAACCAAGAGATGCAGTTCCTGAAATGAGTAAGATTGAATTAGCAGGAGATTTTTGGATTGGAGTTAAcgatttgaatttttccaaaaaattaCCTCGGGGTTCGTTGAAGCCTTTGATTCTTGGAATGACTTTACAGTTATTGATTCAATTTAGTGGCATTAATATCATCCTTGGTTACATCACATATATTTGCGAAATTGTGGGGCTTGAGGGCAATGTGAAACTCTTTACAAGTTCCATACCATATTTCATTAACATGGTTTTGAGCTTGTTGCCTATCACATTCATTGACTACACAAGTAGGAAACTGATCACCCTGTTGGGCGGTTTCCCCATTAGTGGGTTGCTAATTACAATCGGCGTGTTATTTGTCAAATATGGCCAAGATACCACGCCGATCGATGGTAATAAAAGTTTAGTTTGGTCAATTGGAGAAAACCCATTTGTGGGAGGGTGGATTTTGACTCTATGCTTTCtaattgttggaatatttGCGATGAGTCTTTCTAGTATACCATGGATTTACACGAATGAAATGTTACCGTCGCGGGTAAAAGTTAAAGGGTTTGCTATATGTGTGACGTTTGGATGGTTGGGTAACTTCATATTAACGTTTCTCTGCCCCGTGATGATTGAAACATTGAAAGGCACAACGTTTATAATATTTGGATCTTTAACGTTTATCATATCACTTATCGTTTTGGTTTGGTTCCCAGAGACAAAGGGCATGAGTATGGAAGACATCgataaattttttgaatttgaaaacaaagaaaacaccAATTTGCATGAGGAAAAGAGTATCAAGACACCAAATTCGAATTTCAATATGGGTTCTACAAGGTCTTCTGAAGAAGGAGAATTGCACAAACcaataaaattaaaaagCGACGAAGAGATGATTATATGA
- the SEC53 gene encoding phosphomannomutase SEC53 (similar to Saccharomyces cerevisiae SEC53 (YFL045C); ancestral locus Anc_8.9) translates to MSVAEFAYKEKPETLVLFDVDGTLTPARLTVSDEVRSTLSKLRNKCCIGFVGGSDLSKQLEQLGPNVLDEFDYSFSENGLTAYRLGKELASQSFINWLGEEKYNKLAVFILRYLSEIDLPKRRGTFLEFRNGMINVSPIGRNASTEERNEFEKYDKEHQVRAKFVEALKKEFPDYGLTFSIGGQISFDVFPAGWDKTYCLQHVEKDGFKEIHFFGDKTMVGGNDYEIFADERTIGHSVQSPDDTVRILTELFSL, encoded by the coding sequence ATGAGTGTCGCTGAATTTGCTTACAAGGAAAAACCAGAAACTTTGGTTTTATTCGACGTTGATGGTACTTTGACCCCAGCCAGATTAACTGTTTCTGATGAAGTTAGAAGCACTTTGTCAAAATTGAGAAACAAGTGCTGTATCGGTTTTGTCGGTGGTTCTGACTTGAGCAAACAGTTAGAACAACTAGGTCCAAATGTTTTGGATGAGTTTGACTACTCCTTTTCTGAAAATGGTTTGACCGCCTACAGATTGGGTAAGGAATTGGCTTCTCAATCCTTTATCAATTGGCttggtgaagaaaaatacaataagCTGGccgttttcattttgagaTACTTATCTGAAATTGATTTACCAAAGAGAAGAGGTACTTTCTTAGAATTTAGAAATGGTATGATCAACGTTTCCCCAATTGGTAGAAACGCTTCCactgaagaaagaaatgaatttgaaaagtatgATAAAGAACACCAAGTCAGAGCTAAATTCGTTGAGGCTCTAAAGAAGGAATTTCCAGACTACGGTTTGACTTTCTCCATTGGTGGTCAAATTTCTTTCGACGTATTCCCCGCTGGTTGGGATAAGACCTACTGTTTGCAACACGTTGAAAAAGATGGTTTCAAGGaaattcatttctttgGTGACAAGACAATGGTCGGTGGTAACGATTATGAAATTTTTGCTGATGAAAGAACTATTGGACATTCAGTACAATCTCCTGATGACACCGTCAGAATTCTAACAGAACTCTTCAGCTTATAG